In Pecten maximus chromosome 10, xPecMax1.1, whole genome shotgun sequence, one genomic interval encodes:
- the LOC117335355 gene encoding uncharacterized protein LOC117335355: protein MEMYEQVTVVLNQRGWELETELTPKADVTKFTVTVTNDEKYIPESGSGQTLSLHYDEYEELCLVKETLNAKLHLSDEISTTTTDVMASTGYLAASSTIVSSRIPSTAASMSNSPIAAFSSSSSMWMSTAVSETTEAPIWPWILCSAILIFLGIACL, encoded by the exons ATGGAAATGTATGAGCAGGTCACAGTTGTTCTTAACCAGAGAGGATGGGAACTGGAAACTGAGTTAACACCAAAG gCCGATGTGACCAAATTCACCGTCACGGTGACAAACGATGAGAAATATATACCTGAGAGTGGGAGTGGACAAACTCTGAGCCTTCATTACGATGAGTATGAAGAATTATGCCTAGTGAAAGAGACACTTAACGCCAAGCTGCATCTTTCTGACGAG ATCTCAACAACCACCACTGACGTCATGGCCTCAACCGGTTACTTGGCAGCCTCCTCCACAATAGTTTCCTCAAGAATTCCCTCCACAGCAGCCTCCATGTCAAACTCTCCCATAGCAGCTTTCTCGTCGAGTTCCTCAATGTGGATGTCCACAGCAGTATCGGAGACAACTGAAGCACCAATATGGCCCTGGATTCTATGTT CTGCTATTTTAATCTTCCTTGGGATAGCCTGTCTGTGA
- the LOC117336548 gene encoding putative nuclease HARBI1, which translates to MAGRNRQRVFQERKDPLQLYEDKDLIARYRMNAFGIRFVSRMLRPYLESPTDRNHALSVTVKVAIGLRFLATGKMQLCNGDDFGVSQPTVSRVVTQFINALTMPQIVARFIKFPRSDAEVRLNQIGFHAIAGFPGIVGVIDGTHIRIVAPSQNEAD; encoded by the exons ATGGCTGGGCGAAATCGGCAACGCGTATTTCAAGAGAGGAAGGACCCGCTACAGTTGTACGAGGATAAAGATTTGATCGCCCGTTACAGGATGAATGCTTTTGGCATCCGGTTTGTGTCCCGTATGCTTCGTCCATACCTGGAATCACCGACAGATCGGAACCATGCACTCTCTGTCACAGTTAAAGTTGCCATTGGTCTGAGATTCCTAGCCACAGGTAAAATGCAGTTATGCAATGGTGATGACTTTGGTGTTAGTCAGCCGACGGTGTCCAGAGTAGTAACACAGTTCATTAACGCTTTGACAATGCCACAGATTGTTGCCAGATTTATCAAATTTCCGAGAAGCGATGCGGAG GTACGGTTGAACCAGATAGGATTCCATGCTATTGCCGGGTTCCCTGGTATTGTCGGAGTTATTGATGGGACCCATATCAGGATTGTTGCTCCATCACAGAACGAGGCGGATTAA